The Pararhizobium sp. IMCC21322 sequence TGGCTCAAACCGGCGCACCAGTCATTTTTGACGCGACGCATTCGGTCGCGCAACCAGGTGGTCTGGGCGGCGCTTCGGGCGGGCAAAGGGAATTTGCACCAGTTTTGGCGCGTGCCGCTGTTGCTGTTGGGGTCGCGGGCTTGTTCATCGAAACTCATCAGGATCCGGACAATGCGCCGTCAGATGGGCCCAACATGATTAGACTGGACGATATGCCTGCGGTGCTGGAGCAGTTGAAAGCTCTGGACCAGGTATCCAAGGGATTGTGACTACAATTACGCCAACAGGTGAACCAGGATGACAAGGCAGTTCAAGATTGACGCGGCGAATGCGGCTTTGTCACTTGTGGAAGATGGCATGAAGATTGGGCTGGGATCCGGCTCGACCGCAGAAGAGTTTGTGCGGGTTCTTGCGCCAAAGGTGGCCGAAGGTCTGTCAATCATCGGAGTGCCGACGTCAGAGCGTACGGGCGCATTGGCAAGAGAGCTTGGCATACAGATTTCTACTCTGGACAGCTATCCCCATCTCGATCTGACAATCGACGGCGCAGACGAGATTGACGGGCGTCTACAGCTTATCAAAGGCGGCGGAGCCGCTCATCTGCGTGAGAAAATCGTTGCATTTGCATCGGATAAGGTTGCGGTGGTTGCCGATCATACCAAGAAAGTTGATATGCTCGGTGCTTTTCCTCTGCCGCTTGAGGTCATTTCTTTTGGCCTCGTTGCAACGAAAGCCGCAATTGAGAAATTGTGCAAAAACGAATTTGGGTTGACGGCAAAATTAACGCTGCGTGAAAATGCAGGAGCACCGGTTGTAACCGACAACGGGAACCTTGTTTTGGATGCATCTTTTGGCCGTATTCCCGACACAAAAGGACTTGCAACAGGGCTCTCGCAGATACCGGGTCTTGTAGAGCATGGTTTGTTTATCGATATAGCAGATGTTGCCTTTATTGCGGGGCCAGGTGGTGTGGAAACCATATCACGAGCGGCCTCAGCCTGATCAGAATCGGCAATTGATTTGCCGGGAGACAAAATGAATAGGGAACCAAGAATGACATACTTCTTCAAAATGCGCAGCGCATTGCTCGCACTGGTGCTTATGGGGGCTGGCACAGTGTTGCCACAGACAGCGGTCGCACAAACCCCGACAGACCCTGAAGTCATCAAGATGATGAATGATCCAGCCGCGCTCAAGATTGCCAATGAGATTTTGGAAGTTTCGCGCGTCACGTCCGGTTACAATAATATTCTTCCCGAAATGGCAGAACGCACCAAGCAAACCTTCACACGAACCGCTCCGCAATTGGCAACTCTGATTTCTGAAGTGACTGATACGGTGGCTGTTGGCTTGATTTCCAAACGTGTGGAACTTCAGCAGGAAGCCGCAAAGCTTTGGACCATGCGTTTCAGCAAGGAAGAACTTGAAGAAATTCTGGAATTCTACAATTCACCGGTCGGCGTCAAATTTGCCCTGAACTACCCGCCTATTTTGCGGGATTCAGTTGAATTGACCAATGATTGGGGCAATGAACTGGCTCAGGAACTGGCCGCCAAAGTGCGAGTTGAAATGGGTTTGCGCGGTCACAAGCTCTGATACGCTTTTCACGATACTGACTTTGGCAATTGAAGAGCGTTTGCTGGTTTGAGCGAAACGCGTGGGGAACTGTTTCATGCAGGAATTTGACTACGATCTGTTCGTGATCGGAGCAGGGTCGGGCGGTGTTCGCGCGGCCCGGATCGCGTCACAATATGGCGCGAGAGTGGCCATTGCCGAAGAGTATCGGGTTGGCGGTACCTGTGTGATCAGGGGCTGTGTGCCCAAGAAACTGTTTACCTATGCAGCGCATTATTCAGAAGATTTTGAAGATGCTGCCGGCTATGGCTGGACGGTTGGTGAGACCAGCTTTGACTGGGAGACACTGATCGCCAACAAGGACCGCGAAATCGACCGCCTTAATGGCATCTACATCACCAATCTTGAAAAAGCCGGTGTTGAGGTTTTTAAAACACGTGCAACCATGCGGGATCGCCATTCGGTCTATCTGGTGAAGGAAGAACGCCACGTTACTGCAAAGACGATTTTGATCGCGACCGGCGGAACGCCAAACTTTGATCCAACCATTGATGGTATTGAGCACACCATCAGCTCCAATGAAGCATTCCATTTGGAAGAGCTGCCAAAATCGATCGTGATTGCCGGCGGCGGCTATATCGCCCTGGAGTTTGCCTGTATTTTCAACGGTCTGGGAGTGGACACCACAGTTATTTATCGCGGAGAAAAGGTGCTGCGCGGATTTGACGATGATGTTCGGGATCTGGTTCAGCAATCCATGATCGACAATGGCATTACAATTGATCTCGGCGACATCTTCACCAAAATCGAGAAGACGGAAGTGGGATTGATCGGCCATACCCAAAAAGGGAAAGCGCTGAAAGCGGATCAGATCATGTTCGCGATTGGCCGTTCACCGAACACTGACGGGCTTGGACTTGCCAATATCGGAATTGAGTTGAATGGTAAGGATGCCATCAAGGTTGATGAGTATTCACGCACATCCATCGACAATATTTTCGCGGTTGGCGATGTCACTGACAGGGTCAATTTGACGCCCGTTGCCATTCGCGAAGGACACGCTGTCGCAGATAATGAATTTGGTGGCAAAGACGTGATCGTGGATCATACCGAGATTGCGACAGCAGTATTCACAACACCGGAAATCGGCACCGTTGGGATATCGGAAGAGGAGGCCGTGGCCACCTTCGCGTCTGTGGATGTTTACAAATCCAGCTTCCGCCCGATGAAATCCATCCTTCCGGGACGCAATGACAAGATGCTGATGAAGCTGATTGTGGACGCCGACACGGACCGTGTTGTCGGTTGTCACATTGTTGGTCCGGCTGCAGGCGAAATGTCGCAATTGGTCGGGATCGCCGTCAAAATGAAGGCAACCAAAGCCGATTTTGACGCCACAATGGCGGTCCATCCAACTGCGGCAGAGGAATTGGTGACCATGCGCGAGCCAACGACACGGCATCGGCGGGACGGTTAAATTTTCGCGCAGGCTTGTTTCATAGTGTCAGGCGCACGATATGTTGTGTAGGAAATTGATACGAGCGCAATTGATGCAAGCCCAAGGGAACCGGAAATGAATTTCATCAAACAAATCTTGCAGTTCGCGATCAGAGTGGTGACCTCGATCATCTCGCTGGTGGTGTTGCTCGGTGTTGGAACTCTGGCTCTGGGCGCGTTGGTCGTGGCAACACTCGCCGTGGTTCTTCGTGTTAAATGGTTGCAGCGCAAGTTCTCAAAACAAACTGATCCTCGCATGGTGAATGCTGAAAAAACCGAAGATGGCCATTACACGGTTTCCGGTCTTTAGCAGCAGGCTAAACCCTAACTGCATCCTTCCAGTGTTTCCGTGATCAGATGGTCGACCACGTCTTTGAATGCGCGTTTATCATTATGACCCGCATTTTTTGCCTTTTCATACACTGCTAGCTGTCGTTCAGCACTGGTTCCATGCTGCACTATTTTGCGGCAATGTTGAACTTCATCCACACAATCCAGAGCTTCTGCATCTTCGGCCACCAGCTCAATCAGCTCTTCAATGAGTTCGGAGTAGGCAATGGCTGTTCCTGCACCAAAATCGATCAATTTACCCTCAACACCATGGCGTTGCGCCAACCAGCGGTTTTCATTGATGAGAAAGTGCGAGTAGGTGCGCCAGCGCTGGTTTGCCACACGCAGACGGTACAGCATTCGGGCCAAACAGCGATACATTGAGGCGACGGCAAGCGCATCTTCAACGTGCGTACACATATCAGTTATGCGCATCTCCAGGGTTGGATAACGGTTTGATGGCCTTAGATCCCACCACACCTTGGTGGCATCCTCAATGACGCCGGCCTTCACCAGCGTATCAATTGTCCGGTGATACTCGTCGGCGCTGTCAAAGCCATAGGGCAGGCCAGTCCTTGGCATTTCGTCAAAGACTGACAGACGATAGGACTTCAAACCGGATTTGCGCCCCTGCCAGAATGGAGAGCTTGTCGAGAGTGCCAGCAAATGCGGAAGAAAATACGTCAGCTGATTGAACAGATCGTTGCGCACAGCCCGGTCTTCGATGCCGATATGGACATGCATGCCGCAGATCACCATGCGCCTGGCCACAACCTGTAAATCCTGGGCCAGCTCGTTGTAGCGTTCCTTATCGGTATTCTGCTGACGATCCCATTTCGCAAATGGATGGGTGGAACAGGCAATGGGTGCAAGACCATAAGCATCGGCAGCACTCGCGACCGTTGCGCGGAAATGCTGCAACTGTGTTCGCGCTTCATCTATCGTCGCACAGACCGGGGTGCCGACTTCAACCTGGCAACGCAGGAACTCCGGCATGACATGGTCGCCCAACAGGCGTTTGCAATCCTCCATGAAGTCCGCTGGCGGATCCACAGCAAGGTCGCGCGTGTCCTTGTCGACGAGAAGATATTCCTCCTCGATGCCCATTGTCAGTTCCGGCTCTTGCGGCTTGTCTGTCATAGTTTGGCGTTCCTCCAGTTCTGCTGGTCAGCCTGCCACAAAGCCCTGCAATAAGACAACTTTTCGGGTCGCCAGATAAGCATCATGAAAAATCAAAGGTAAGCCTTTGAATCCTGACGCAATCATGTGTATATACCGCCACCCAAAAAAGGGTGGCGAATGTTCCGATTTATACGGAAACGCCTCAACAAGTTAAGGAGTTGATGACATGACCACCTGGAGCCCACAAAGCTGGCGCGGCTTCCCTGTAAAACAGGTCCCGAATTATCCGGATCAGGCAGCCCTGGAAGCGGCTGAAAAGCGTCTGTCATCGTATCCACCCTTGGTTTTTTCAGGCGAAGCACGTCGTCTTAAATCACAGTTGGCCGATGTATCCCGCGGACAGGGTTTTCTGCTGCAGGGCGGTGATTGCGCCGAATCTTTTGCCGAGCATAATGCGGACAATATCCGCGATTTCTTCCGGGTCTTTCTGCAAATGTCGGTCGTTCTGACATACGCAGCTGCCGTTCCAGTTGTGAAAGTTGGCCGCATTGCCGGTCAGTTTGCCAAGCCGCGTTCCGCAGACACGGAAACCATCGGATCCGAGGAACTGCCAAGCTACCGTGGTGATATCATCAATGATATTGATTTCACGCCGGAGGGTCGCTATCCGGACCCTGCGCGCCTGGAAATGGCCTATCGCCAATCTGCTGCTACGCTCAATCTGCTGCGCGCATTTGCACAAGGTGGCTATGCCAATCTCGAGCATGTCCACAATTGGACACTCGATTTCCTGAAAGACAGCCCGCAATCTGACCGTTACGAAGAACTATCCGGGCAGATTTCAAATGCGCTGGACTTCATGCGTGCCTGTGGCATTGATCCTGAAACCACAGCCCGTATGCGCACCACCGACTTCTTCACCAGCCATGAAGCATTGTTGCTGGGCTATGAAGAGGCTCTGACACGGCTCGACTCAACATCTGGTGACTACTACGCCACCTCAGGCCACATGATCTGGATTGGCGACCGTACGCGTCAGCCGGACCACGCTCATGTAGAGTTCTTCCGTGGCATTGAGAACCCGGTCGGCATCAAATGCGGTCCATCCCTTGATGAAGATGAACTGATCAAACTGCTGGATATCGTAAACCCGGATGATGAAGCAGGTCGGGTTACACTGATCGCCCGTTTTGGCCATGACAAAGTGTTCGAAAACCTGCCAAGGCTTGTTCGCGCTGTGCAGCGGGAAGGACGTTCTGTCGTTTGGTCATGTGATCCAATGCATGGCAACACCATCAAAGCGGCCAGCGGTTACAAAACACGCCCATTCGACCGTATCCTTGGCGAGGTGAACGGCTTCTTCGATGTGCATGAAGCAGAGGGTACATATCCCGGCGGCATTCACATCGAGATGACCGGCAAGAACGTCACTGAATGTACTGGCGGCGCACGGGCCATCACGGATGATGATCTGTCTGATCGCTATCACACCCATTGCGATCCGCGTTTGAACGCGGATCAGGCGTTGGAACTGGCATTCCTGCTGGCAGATCGCCTGAAACGCAAGCGCAACGGCACAGCTGTGGCGACCAGCGACGCTGCTGAATAGCGGCTTCCGGCACATCCACCAAATTCTGCAAAAGCCCCGGTCATTGGCCGGGGCTTTTTGTTGATCCGGATCGATGCCAGTGATGATCCCTGTATTGAACAGGAGTTTTAAGAAACCCACCCATGGCAAAGCGTATCCGCTATCTTTTAGGTTTAAGCCCCCACTTCCCATGCAGGTCACACTTGTCGGCTGTCGGCCGTTTTAATTTATTGGAGTTTAGTTCCGTCAAGCGTGCGATTCCATAATATACAATTTATACGGTACGTTTTAAGCTTGCCGATGTCATGTTGGGATGACTCGCCTTCGAACAACACAGAAGAGAACGATAATGGGCTACAGAATTTTTGTAATTTGCCTGAAGCAACTGTTTGTAAAGTGGAAAATTGCACTGCGACTCAGCTGGTTTTGGACGTTGGTGACAGTCTCCGTTTGGGTGGTGGTTTTTACTGCATTGTTCAACTCGTTAGAAGACGGCGGTGACAACCAAATAAGTGGTTTAAGTGGTTTTCTGTTTACTCTGTCTTGGTTTGGAATTTTTTTCACCACTATGGCTGGCCTTGCGTCAATTGCGATAGGCTGGCACCGTTATGTGTTACAGGGTGAAATGCCGCGGAGCCCTTATGTTTTCCCAGCCCCAAAGACCTTCTGGCCTTATGTCGGGCGTGGGTTCAAGAGTGGTTTGAAAGTGGGTATCGTAATGATCCCCATAATGATGATTATTGGGTCTGTCATGGCGTTTGTTATGGTGTCGCTTTGGCGAGGTGTTGATCCTATGCAGATATCAAGTGCAGTTTCAGGTTCATTGTTCGTTGCTTCGGTGATTACCTCTCTTTTGCTCGTGACACTTTATACTTGGTTTACTATGCGATTGGGGCTTGGTTTGCCGGGAACTGCCATTGGCCAGGACATCAGATCAAGTGCATCTTGGAAAATGACCGGCCCGATTTCTGGCGCACTGTTTACTGCTTCACTTCTGGTTTCGGCGCTGATGATCATACCATCATTACTGGCAGCCTTGATCGCGGTCATTTTTCTAATACAAACCGGCGATTTGGTCGAAAGAATGCTCTCCGGATCTGATCTTTTCTGGAACTTGTTGCCAGTCCCTATATATCTCGGATTCTACATTATCAGCTTTTTCGTTGGCTTTGGTATTCTGACAGTCATCTACGGTCATCTACAGGAGGACAAGCCCATTTAGTGCGCTGGGTTTGGGTTGTAAACGCTGGTTTTCGGATTTGTGGGTCAGCCAAGGACAGGTCCGTTTGTACCAAAAAAATCCTCCGGGATCCTGCTGAAAAGTGTCTGATCAATTTGATGTCTGACTTAAAACTTCGGTCGCTCGGCCTGTGATTTTCAATTGATCCC is a genomic window containing:
- the rpiA gene encoding ribose-5-phosphate isomerase RpiA, whose product is MTRQFKIDAANAALSLVEDGMKIGLGSGSTAEEFVRVLAPKVAEGLSIIGVPTSERTGALARELGIQISTLDSYPHLDLTIDGADEIDGRLQLIKGGGAAHLREKIVAFASDKVAVVADHTKKVDMLGAFPLPLEVISFGLVATKAAIEKLCKNEFGLTAKLTLRENAGAPVVTDNGNLVLDASFGRIPDTKGLATGLSQIPGLVEHGLFIDIADVAFIAGPGGVETISRAASA
- a CDS encoding DUF2059 domain-containing protein, with product MTYFFKMRSALLALVLMGAGTVLPQTAVAQTPTDPEVIKMMNDPAALKIANEILEVSRVTSGYNNILPEMAERTKQTFTRTAPQLATLISEVTDTVAVGLISKRVELQQEAAKLWTMRFSKEELEEILEFYNSPVGVKFALNYPPILRDSVELTNDWGNELAQELAAKVRVEMGLRGHKL
- the gor gene encoding glutathione-disulfide reductase, translating into MQEFDYDLFVIGAGSGGVRAARIASQYGARVAIAEEYRVGGTCVIRGCVPKKLFTYAAHYSEDFEDAAGYGWTVGETSFDWETLIANKDREIDRLNGIYITNLEKAGVEVFKTRATMRDRHSVYLVKEERHVTAKTILIATGGTPNFDPTIDGIEHTISSNEAFHLEELPKSIVIAGGGYIALEFACIFNGLGVDTTVIYRGEKVLRGFDDDVRDLVQQSMIDNGITIDLGDIFTKIEKTEVGLIGHTQKGKALKADQIMFAIGRSPNTDGLGLANIGIELNGKDAIKVDEYSRTSIDNIFAVGDVTDRVNLTPVAIREGHAVADNEFGGKDVIVDHTEIATAVFTTPEIGTVGISEEEAVATFASVDVYKSSFRPMKSILPGRNDKMLMKLIVDADTDRVVGCHIVGPAAGEMSQLVGIAVKMKATKADFDATMAVHPTAAEELVTMREPTTRHRRDG
- a CDS encoding carboxylate-amine ligase, translating into MTDKPQEPELTMGIEEEYLLVDKDTRDLAVDPPADFMEDCKRLLGDHVMPEFLRCQVEVGTPVCATIDEARTQLQHFRATVASAADAYGLAPIACSTHPFAKWDRQQNTDKERYNELAQDLQVVARRMVICGMHVHIGIEDRAVRNDLFNQLTYFLPHLLALSTSSPFWQGRKSGLKSYRLSVFDEMPRTGLPYGFDSADEYHRTIDTLVKAGVIEDATKVWWDLRPSNRYPTLEMRITDMCTHVEDALAVASMYRCLARMLYRLRVANQRWRTYSHFLINENRWLAQRHGVEGKLIDFGAGTAIAYSELIEELIELVAEDAEALDCVDEVQHCRKIVQHGTSAERQLAVYEKAKNAGHNDKRAFKDVVDHLITETLEGCS
- a CDS encoding class II 3-deoxy-7-phosphoheptulonate synthase, translated to MTTWSPQSWRGFPVKQVPNYPDQAALEAAEKRLSSYPPLVFSGEARRLKSQLADVSRGQGFLLQGGDCAESFAEHNADNIRDFFRVFLQMSVVLTYAAAVPVVKVGRIAGQFAKPRSADTETIGSEELPSYRGDIINDIDFTPEGRYPDPARLEMAYRQSAATLNLLRAFAQGGYANLEHVHNWTLDFLKDSPQSDRYEELSGQISNALDFMRACGIDPETTARMRTTDFFTSHEALLLGYEEALTRLDSTSGDYYATSGHMIWIGDRTRQPDHAHVEFFRGIENPVGIKCGPSLDEDELIKLLDIVNPDDEAGRVTLIARFGHDKVFENLPRLVRAVQREGRSVVWSCDPMHGNTIKAASGYKTRPFDRILGEVNGFFDVHEAEGTYPGGIHIEMTGKNVTECTGGARAITDDDLSDRYHTHCDPRLNADQALELAFLLADRLKRKRNGTAVATSDAAE